A window from Labrus mixtus chromosome 14, fLabMix1.1, whole genome shotgun sequence encodes these proteins:
- the LOC132988762 gene encoding glucose-dependent insulinotropic receptor, with amino-acid sequence MSYLCGQVSTEPSLSMTSDSDQPPARSEVRPLVMGVILSVSSCFIVSTNLLVAAALLKLLLKKSSQSWCFVLNLALADTLVGVAITGLATEDLSGNNLSQNRWGHVITNPPANATHHAEGKSRCLMRMAFLLSPCTASIMSMFLISLDRYAAIKMPLRYTRLSGKGTAAGFLLALWISAFTLGFLPVMVRQLQTDGYNGFCAFFSVIHQVGMVVLISVCFFPMFSGFVYMYLDILKISCTHQKQILQIRKAGSRTAEHDRHRHQERHHQHQQTWMCLMGHVKALRTVAVLVGCFLLLWCPFFVACLVHLLCKSCKVTDVLENYLWLLGLSNSLINPLVYAYCQKDVRLQLAAMFSCFTGRSCEAGPQHVTERCNPLPPALTGAAVSGADIIDPSQLKPIVTNEMVHTV; translated from the exons atgtcatatttgtgtGGACAGGTGAGCACTGAGCCTTCACTCAGCATGACTTCAGACTCCGACCAACCACCAGCCCGAAGCGAGGTGAGGCCTCTGGTGATGGGTGTGATTCTGAGCGTCTCTTCTTGTTTCATCGTCTCTACAAACCTGTTGGTGGCAGCTGCTCTACTCAAGCTTCTCCTGAAGAAGAGCAGCCAGAGCTGGTGCTTTGTCCTCAACTTGGCCCTGGCGGACACTCTGGTGGGCGTGGCCATCACGGGTTTGGCCACTGAAGACTTAAGCGGCAACAATCTTTCTCAGAACCGATGGGGCCACGTCATCACCAATCCTCCAGCAAACGCCACGCACCACGCTGAGGGGAAGTCGAGGTGTTTGATGCGGATGGCCTTCCTGTTGTCGCCCTGCACGGCGTCCATCATGTCCATGTTCCTCATCTCACTTGACCGTTACGCAGCCATCAAGATGCCACTACGGTACACCCGGCTGTCAGGGAAGGGGACAGCAGCCGGGTTCCTGCTGGCTCTGTGGATCAGCGCCTTCACATTGGGATTTTTGCCAG ttATGGTGCGGCAGCTGCAGACCGACGGCTACAACGGCTTCTGTGCCTTCTTCTCAGTGATTCACCAGGTGGGCATGGTGGTGTTGATCAGCGTCTGCTTCTTCCCCATGTTCTCTGGGTTTGTTTACATGTACCTGGACATCCTGAAGATCTCCTGCACCCACCAGAAGCAGATCTTACAGATAAGGAAAGCCGGTTCCAGGACGGCCGAGCACGATCGCCATCGACATCAAGAGCGTCATCACCAGCATCAGCAGACGTGGATGTGCTTAATGGGCCACGTCAAGGCCTTGAGGACGGTCGCGGTGCTCGTTGGCTGCTTCTTATTGCTCTGGTGCCCGTTCTTTGTGGCGTGTCTCGTGcacctgctgtgtaaaagctGCAAAGTTACTGACGTGTTAGAGAATTATCTGTGGCTCTTAGGACTGTCCAACTCTCTGATCAATCCCCTGGTTTACGCCTACTGCCAGAAGGATGTGCGGCTACAGCTAGCGGCCATGTTTTCCTGCTTCACAGGAAGGTCATGCGAAGCAGGACCACAACATGTTACAGAAAGATGTAACCCGCTGCCACCTGCTCTGACTGGAGCTGCTGTTTCTGGTGCTGATATCATTGATCCTTCACAATTAAAGCCAATCGTTACCAATGAGATGGTCCACACAGTTTAA